The proteins below are encoded in one region of Corynebacterium felinum:
- a CDS encoding 5-formyltetrahydrofolate cyclo-ligase codes for MNKDNPKKSLRKQLIQDRTHLNPLLKEGMDEQICQLLISLIKQKDWLRVAAFVPSPTEPGCGMVAALSSITDQLWLPTCLPHYTLGWGQYTDESSLSPGAYGLLEPRYVTDDKDILHTLDAIIVPAVAMNIHGGRLGKGAGFYDRALEGCTTPTVGVVYEHEVREIPMEDHDMRCDFIVTNHCIRTCTQPLPPTSK; via the coding sequence ATGAACAAAGATAATCCAAAAAAATCCCTGCGTAAACAGCTGATTCAGGATCGAACACACCTCAACCCACTCTTAAAAGAGGGAATGGACGAGCAGATTTGTCAGCTGTTGATTTCTCTTATCAAACAAAAAGACTGGCTTAGAGTAGCAGCTTTTGTGCCTAGCCCCACCGAGCCCGGCTGTGGCATGGTCGCCGCCTTAAGCTCGATCACGGATCAACTATGGTTACCCACGTGCCTCCCCCACTACACCCTCGGTTGGGGGCAATACACGGACGAAAGCTCCCTTAGCCCCGGCGCCTACGGTTTACTTGAGCCTAGATATGTGACCGACGATAAGGATATTCTTCACACACTTGATGCAATCATCGTTCCCGCCGTCGCCATGAATATCCACGGCGGACGTTTGGGCAAGGGGGCGGGCTTTTACGACAGGGCATTAGAAGGCTGCACCACCCCCACGGTCGGGGTGGTCTATGAGCACGAAGTACGTGAAATTCCCATGGAAGATCACGACATGCGCTGCGATTTCATTGTGACCAATCACTGCATTCGCACCTGCACGCAGCCACTCCCACCTACATCCAAGTAA